A window from Tenuifilum sp. 4138str encodes these proteins:
- a CDS encoding ferritin family protein — MKEFSNINDILDFAIAREQDAVDFYNRLAAKARNNDMRHIFEQFAREEMMHKARLAKIKEEGVITLPTEKVVDLKIADYVVLDSERDDMTYEQALILAMKREKAAFKLYLALSEKVDKTEYKELFKQLAQEESRHKLRFELEYDEYVLKDN; from the coding sequence ATGAAAGAGTTTTCCAACATTAATGATATTTTGGACTTTGCCATAGCCCGTGAACAGGATGCGGTTGATTTTTACAACCGGTTAGCCGCAAAAGCACGGAACAACGATATGCGGCATATATTTGAACAGTTTGCCCGCGAGGAAATGATGCATAAGGCACGACTTGCCAAGATAAAGGAAGAGGGAGTTATTACCCTCCCAACCGAGAAAGTGGTTGACCTAAAGATTGCCGATTACGTTGTGCTCGACTCCGAGCGCGACGACATGACCTACGAGCAGGCACTTATTCTGGCCATGAAACGCGAAAAGGCGGCCTTTAAGCTATACCTTGCCCTTTCTGAAAAAGTTGATAAAACTGAGTACAAGGAACTATTCAAGCAGCTGGCACAGGAAGAATCGCGCCATAAACTACGTTTTGAACTGGAATACGATGAATACGTTCTAAAGGATAACTAA
- a CDS encoding FAD-dependent oxidoreductase, producing the protein MSELVNIVLNGKNTTASKGEYILDVARRHGIEIPTLCNDPRLEPYSSCYVCVVEIEGQRNLQPSCSTRVAEGMKINTDNERVYKARKTALDLIMSNHYADCVAPCRERCPAGVDVQGYISLIEKGLYSEAIGLIKQVNPLPAICGRVCVRPCEAACRRNYMDEGNGVGIDYLKRFAADRDMESEHHYKPTIAPSTGKKVAIIGAGPGGLSAAYFLQQKGHQCDIYEAQPHAGGWLRYGIPEYRLPNDILDKEVSTITELGVKIFYNQRLGKNLSYKTIAENYDATILTIGSQRGQLLGAEGDDADGVFSGIDFLRNMEVTGQRYDFKGKRIAVVGGGNTAMDCCRTSIRCGSTDVTVIYRRTEAEMPANPIEIHESKLEGVKYMFLTAPVRVNKTADGKVKSMTLIRMELGDPDASGRRRPVPVEGSEFEMEFDYILAAIGQKTEVDFLDDINKHSRHGELKVTKWGDIEADRQTLQTGIPSVFAAGDGVTGPATIIEAIAQAKLASHSCHLYLTGQPVVPPRKEFLSKKDNFRKLSSNDFVTRYQKQQREEMPVMEATQRVNFKEVELGYTHEQAMHETARCLECGCVEYFECDLKRHADTYQADQLRFMGDHKEFDVNFTHPFIEIDNNKCILCSRCVRVCKEIVGANALTLVKRGFDTFVAPAFGDNLADTTCESCGLCISACPTGAITENVPFKPGPVKTDKFETICGYCSVGCTLTFHHKSGYLMRVTGANGQVNTDANLCMYGKFGYREFNSINRLTKPLKKEGNKFVEISYQEAFDIINQKFKSVDPDANAFFAGAILTNEEQYLVQKLARAGAKTNNAGSFHYLGTGNGFTSDSIQSSMFGDISKANHIYLFATQINRYNAVAGYMVNASKKPVTVIAKEESNLSNRSKEFIKVDSYYHFIKAANHYLLSGNKQNMVFIGDHCEGFGAYSANLLLEDYANLCEQAGCERSVIERFADEFNNDYGALLIFAEAEVSDNTAAEIMNLMLITGKLGKTAGGLISLKPKNNSHGLSDMGLNPNWGLGLQDITNQEFADKLKRKWGVESLPSKKNNLVELLEKGSLSNILIVGEDPIGTAKHKAAVKDYLQKVRFKVVIDAFLTETAQIADIVLPASLWYESGGSFTNTNHTIQQFEVGVKPKVALTTADLLTKLLNGFGVNSPTDIYDIQTEILSLLPQTESGKYLQFTQTSSEGQHLQFHAGCSYLMHNFDVEFENKLINAKTHSHERVFQH; encoded by the coding sequence ATGAGCGAATTGGTCAATATAGTTCTAAACGGTAAAAACACAACCGCAAGTAAAGGCGAGTATATTCTTGATGTTGCCCGCCGTCATGGCATCGAAATCCCTACCCTTTGTAACGACCCAAGGCTTGAGCCCTATTCGTCGTGCTATGTTTGCGTGGTTGAAATTGAGGGTCAACGGAATCTCCAGCCCTCTTGCTCCACCAGGGTGGCCGAAGGAATGAAAATAAACACTGACAACGAGAGGGTTTATAAGGCGCGTAAGACAGCGCTCGACCTAATAATGAGCAACCACTACGCCGACTGTGTTGCGCCCTGTCGCGAACGCTGCCCGGCCGGCGTTGATGTTCAGGGCTATATCTCGCTGATTGAGAAAGGACTTTACAGTGAGGCCATTGGTTTAATCAAACAGGTTAACCCCCTACCTGCAATCTGCGGTAGAGTATGCGTTCGCCCTTGTGAGGCTGCATGTCGTAGGAATTACATGGATGAGGGCAACGGGGTTGGTATCGATTACCTAAAACGCTTTGCAGCCGACCGCGATATGGAATCGGAGCACCACTACAAACCAACCATTGCACCCTCTACAGGGAAAAAGGTGGCAATTATTGGGGCTGGTCCAGGGGGGCTGTCGGCAGCATACTTCCTTCAGCAGAAAGGTCATCAGTGCGACATATATGAAGCCCAACCCCACGCAGGGGGATGGCTCCGGTATGGAATACCGGAATATCGTTTACCCAACGATATACTGGACAAGGAGGTGTCAACCATTACCGAGCTTGGTGTAAAAATCTTTTACAACCAGCGCCTTGGCAAGAATTTAAGCTACAAAACCATAGCCGAGAACTATGATGCAACCATACTAACCATTGGCTCCCAAAGGGGACAGTTACTTGGCGCTGAAGGCGATGATGCCGATGGAGTTTTTTCCGGCATCGATTTCCTCCGCAACATGGAGGTTACTGGCCAGCGTTACGACTTCAAAGGTAAACGCATTGCCGTTGTTGGAGGTGGAAACACAGCAATGGACTGCTGCAGAACCTCAATCCGATGCGGCAGCACCGATGTAACCGTTATCTATCGCCGAACTGAGGCCGAAATGCCTGCAAACCCAATAGAAATACACGAGTCAAAACTCGAAGGTGTAAAGTACATGTTCCTAACCGCACCGGTTAGGGTAAACAAAACCGCCGATGGCAAGGTAAAATCGATGACTCTTATCCGCATGGAGCTTGGCGATCCCGATGCATCAGGGCGTCGACGCCCTGTTCCGGTTGAGGGCTCAGAGTTTGAAATGGAGTTCGACTATATCCTGGCAGCCATTGGCCAAAAAACCGAGGTTGATTTCCTCGACGACATCAACAAACACTCCCGGCATGGTGAACTGAAGGTTACCAAATGGGGCGATATTGAGGCTGATAGGCAAACCCTCCAAACGGGCATACCATCGGTTTTCGCTGCAGGCGATGGCGTAACCGGCCCTGCAACCATTATCGAGGCAATAGCACAGGCTAAACTTGCCTCGCATAGCTGCCACTTGTACCTTACGGGACAGCCAGTTGTTCCACCCCGCAAGGAGTTCCTTAGCAAAAAGGATAATTTCCGCAAGCTGTCCAGCAACGATTTTGTAACCCGATACCAAAAACAGCAGCGCGAGGAAATGCCCGTAATGGAAGCAACCCAGCGTGTCAACTTCAAGGAAGTTGAGCTTGGCTATACCCATGAACAAGCCATGCACGAAACTGCTCGCTGCTTAGAATGTGGATGTGTTGAATACTTTGAGTGCGACCTAAAACGCCACGCCGATACCTATCAGGCCGACCAACTCCGATTTATGGGCGACCATAAGGAGTTTGATGTTAACTTCACCCACCCTTTCATCGAAATTGATAATAACAAGTGTATACTTTGCTCAAGGTGCGTCCGCGTTTGCAAGGAAATAGTGGGAGCTAACGCCCTTACGCTTGTTAAGCGTGGATTCGACACATTTGTAGCACCCGCCTTTGGCGATAACCTTGCCGACACTACTTGCGAATCGTGCGGTTTGTGTATTTCTGCTTGCCCTACAGGAGCTATCACTGAGAATGTACCTTTTAAGCCCGGACCCGTTAAAACCGATAAGTTCGAAACCATTTGTGGATACTGCTCTGTGGGCTGTACGCTTACCTTCCACCATAAGAGCGGATACCTAATGCGTGTAACAGGTGCTAATGGTCAAGTGAATACCGATGCAAACCTATGCATGTACGGTAAGTTCGGGTACAGGGAGTTCAATAGCATCAACCGTTTAACCAAGCCACTAAAAAAAGAGGGAAACAAATTTGTTGAAATCAGCTACCAAGAGGCTTTCGATATTATCAACCAAAAGTTTAAATCCGTTGACCCCGATGCAAACGCCTTTTTTGCTGGAGCAATTTTAACCAACGAGGAGCAATACCTGGTTCAGAAACTTGCTCGGGCAGGCGCAAAAACCAATAATGCTGGTAGTTTCCATTACCTTGGCACAGGTAACGGATTTACGTCTGACAGTATCCAGAGTTCAATGTTTGGCGATATAAGCAAAGCCAACCATATCTACCTATTTGCAACTCAAATAAACCGATACAACGCCGTGGCTGGTTACATGGTAAATGCATCGAAAAAACCGGTGACCGTAATTGCCAAGGAAGAATCGAACCTGTCCAATAGGTCAAAAGAGTTCATAAAGGTAGACTCATACTACCATTTCATTAAAGCGGCTAACCATTACCTACTAAGTGGTAACAAGCAAAATATGGTGTTTATTGGCGACCACTGTGAAGGTTTTGGCGCTTACAGCGCAAATTTACTTCTGGAAGATTACGCAAACCTTTGCGAACAGGCTGGTTGCGAACGGAGTGTTATTGAGCGTTTTGCCGATGAATTCAATAACGATTATGGCGCACTGTTAATTTTTGCCGAAGCCGAGGTCTCCGATAATACCGCTGCTGAAATTATGAACTTAATGCTGATTACTGGCAAATTGGGCAAAACAGCTGGCGGCTTGATTTCCTTAAAACCTAAGAATAATTCACATGGGCTATCGGACATGGGTTTAAACCCCAATTGGGGATTAGGCTTACAGGATATAACTAACCAGGAATTTGCCGACAAACTTAAGAGAAAATGGGGGGTTGAAAGTTTACCGAGCAAAAAAAACAACCTGGTAGAACTTTTAGAAAAAGGAAGTTTATCAAATATTCTCATTGTAGGCGAAGACCCAATTGGAACTGCCAAGCATAAAGCAGCCGTGAAGGATTACTTACAAAAAGTAAGATTTAAGGTGGTAATCGATGCGTTTTTAACTGAAACAGCCCAAATTGCCGATATAGTCCTTCCTGCTTCGCTTTGGTATGAGAGTGGAGGTTCGTTCACCAACACCAACCATACCATCCAACAGTTTGAGGTAGGTGTAAAACCTAAGGTTGCGTTAACAACTGCCGATTTACTTACCAAGCTGCTGAATGGGTTTGGGGTGAATAGCCCAACCGATATTTACGATATCCAAACCGAAATACTATCGCTTTTGCCGCAAACAGAATCTGGTAAGTATCTACAGTTTACACAAACCTCCAGCGAGGGGCAACACCTTCAATTCCATGCAGGTTGCAGCTATTTGATGCACAACTTTGATGTTGAATTTGAAAACAAATTGATTAACGCAAAAACCCATAGCCATGAAAGAGTTTTCCAACATTAA
- a CDS encoding NADH-ubiquinone oxidoreductase-F iron-sulfur binding region domain-containing protein yields the protein MAETKVIVGLGSCGIAAGANKVYNRLKALKEADNLDFELAKTSCIGMCFREPLVEVVDENGSMIYGDVDEDKAIEIIQQHVLGHNPIKEYVVKTDLFPTPDQSYFDGQVKIALRNCGYIDPENIHEYEARGGYQALRKIANEALSPEQIIQTIIDSGLRGRGGGGFPTGMKWRFAHANQSEEKYIICNADEGDPGAFMDRSLLEGDPHAVLEGMIIGAYAIGATEGVIYCRAEYPLAIKRLNIALAQAREHGYLGKNIMGIQGFNFDIFIKEGAGAFVCGEETALMASIEGKRGMPSKRPPFPAEKGLWQKPSNINNVETYANVPYIVANGAESYNKYGTEKSKGTKVFALTGKIKHGGLVEVPMGTPLRDIIYKLGGGIQNDKKFKAVQLGGPSGGCIPEHLIDIQVDYEQVTATGAIMGSGGMVVMDETTCMVDVARFFLDFTQKESCGKCTFCRIGTKRMLEILTRITEGEGQEGDIEKLEELALQVRESSLCGLGQTAPNPVLTTIKYFRHEYEAHIRDKKCPAHSCKKLLTYEIDPNKCTGCTVCAVKCPVKAIDGERKKVHHINQDICIKCGDCYNSCRFDAITKS from the coding sequence GGCTGAAACAAAAGTTATTGTTGGCTTAGGTAGTTGCGGAATTGCAGCCGGAGCCAACAAGGTATACAATAGGTTAAAAGCTCTAAAGGAAGCCGATAATTTGGACTTTGAGCTGGCAAAAACCAGCTGTATTGGCATGTGTTTTCGCGAACCGCTTGTTGAGGTGGTAGATGAAAATGGATCAATGATTTATGGCGATGTTGATGAGGACAAAGCCATTGAAATTATACAGCAACACGTTTTGGGGCACAATCCCATAAAGGAGTATGTGGTAAAAACCGATTTATTCCCCACCCCTGATCAATCGTATTTTGACGGCCAGGTCAAGATTGCGCTAAGGAATTGTGGTTATATTGACCCCGAGAATATCCACGAATACGAGGCACGTGGTGGTTATCAGGCTTTAAGAAAGATTGCAAACGAAGCCCTTTCGCCAGAGCAAATCATTCAAACCATTATTGACTCAGGCCTACGTGGCCGTGGTGGTGGAGGTTTTCCAACCGGCATGAAATGGCGCTTTGCCCACGCCAATCAATCGGAAGAGAAGTACATCATTTGCAACGCCGATGAGGGCGACCCAGGCGCATTCATGGATCGTTCACTGCTCGAAGGCGACCCCCATGCAGTACTTGAAGGGATGATAATCGGCGCATACGCTATAGGCGCCACCGAGGGGGTAATATACTGCCGTGCTGAGTATCCATTGGCCATTAAAAGGCTAAATATTGCTTTGGCTCAGGCTCGTGAGCATGGCTACCTGGGCAAAAACATCATGGGAATCCAAGGTTTCAATTTCGATATCTTCATTAAGGAGGGTGCCGGAGCTTTTGTTTGCGGTGAGGAAACCGCCCTTATGGCTTCCATTGAGGGGAAAAGGGGTATGCCATCAAAACGTCCTCCTTTCCCTGCTGAAAAAGGTCTTTGGCAAAAACCATCGAATATAAACAACGTGGAGACCTACGCCAATGTACCTTACATTGTAGCAAACGGAGCCGAGTCGTACAACAAGTATGGTACCGAAAAGAGCAAGGGAACTAAGGTATTTGCCCTAACAGGCAAAATAAAACACGGCGGACTTGTTGAAGTACCCATGGGAACACCGCTGCGCGATATTATCTACAAGCTTGGCGGTGGCATACAAAACGATAAAAAGTTCAAGGCCGTTCAGCTTGGAGGTCCCTCGGGCGGTTGTATTCCCGAACATCTTATCGACATTCAGGTCGATTATGAACAGGTTACCGCAACCGGAGCCATCATGGGTTCTGGGGGCATGGTAGTGATGGACGAAACCACCTGCATGGTTGATGTGGCAAGGTTCTTCCTTGATTTCACCCAAAAGGAATCGTGCGGTAAGTGCACCTTCTGCCGCATTGGTACCAAACGAATGCTGGAGATTCTCACCCGCATCACCGAAGGCGAAGGCCAGGAAGGCGATATTGAAAAACTGGAGGAATTAGCCCTGCAGGTAAGGGAGAGTTCTCTGTGCGGCTTGGGTCAAACAGCACCTAACCCTGTACTTACCACAATCAAGTATTTCCGGCATGAGTATGAGGCTCACATCCGCGACAAGAAATGCCCAGCCCACAGCTGCAAGAAACTACTTACCTACGAGATTGACCCCAACAAGTGTACCGGATGTACCGTTTGTGCCGTAAAATGCCCGGTTAAAGCCATTGATGGCGAACGGAAAAAAGTTCACCACATCAATCAGGATATTTGCATTAAATGCGGCGATTGCTACAACAGCTGCCGTTTCGATGCTATTACCAAGAGTTAA